The genomic window GGTCAGGTTCTCGACGACGGTCTGCGGATCGGTCGCACGAGCCTGGAACGTGTCCTGCTCGTAGAGTTCGACGTACCCCAGTTCGTCGAGGTCCCGGAGCACGTCGTAGATTCGAGCGTCCGGAACGTCGCTGGACCGTGCGACTTCGGTCGCGGAAGCCGTTCCGAGTTCGAGCAGGGTGACGTACGCGTCGGCCTGGTAGAAAGAGAGGTCCGCGGCCTGGAGGACCTCCGAAAGTTCCTCGGTGTCCATCGGGCGTTAGTTGACCACTCCAGTAGGTAAAAAGCATCGAGACTGGCGAATATTCGGGTCGACCGGGCTGCCGCTAGGGGTGTCCGACCGCAGCCGGGACCCGCCATGGCGCCGATAGCTCCGGTTCACTCGACCGGCGGATAGGCGACGGGACCGTCTAGCAGGGGATCGTCGGTTCGCTCCATCCACTCGCGAAGTTCCGTTCGGAGTGTCTCGAGGACCTCGCGATGCTCCGGGTCCGGATCACTCGCCGCAGACGTCGGTTCGTACGGCGTGCGGTCCGACGCGAGGTTCTCCTGCTCGGTCGGATCGGCCTCGAGGTCGTAGAGTTCCTCTTCGGGACGCTGCTCGACGTAGAACTCCTCGTGGACCTCTCGGCCCGACGGCGTGGGAACCACGTCCATCGGCACGAAGATGCGCGGCAACACCGAGAAGTTCCGGACGTACTTGTAGCGCTCCGTGCGGATCGCGCGGACCGGGTTGTACCGGTCGTGCCAGGTCATCTCGCCGAAAATCCGATCTCGCGGATCGTACGTCGTCACGTCAGTCTCGTCCTCGTTCTCGTCCACGAGCAGTCCCGCAAAGGATCGCCCGGCGACGTCGGTCGGTGGTTCGACGCCGACGAGGTCCAGTATTGTCGGCGTAAAATCGACGTTGCTGACGAGTTCCTCGTGGACGGCGCCGCCCTCGATCCGCTCAGGCTGGTAGAAGAGGAGCGCAGTCTCCAGCCCAGGGTCGTAGCAGGTCCCCTTGGCTCGGGGCATCGCCAGGCCGTGGTCGGTCGTAAAGACGAACAACGTCTCCTCGGCGAGCCCTGCATCGGCCAGCGCCTGCCGAAACTCGCCGATCGCGGGATCCAGCGTCTCCGCGATGAGCGACTGAAGCGCGGCGGTGTCCTCTCGAACGCCCGGCGCGTCCGGGAGGAACGGGAATCCCTCGACGGCCTCCGGCGACGGCTCGTCGTAGATCGACTCCGGGAGGTAGTCACGGCGGAACGGTCGGTGGGGTTCCTCGATCCCAATCGAGACGAAGAACGGCTCGCCCTCGTCAGCGTGCTGGCCATCCTCGACTCGCGCCTCGAAGAACTCGTCGACGACGTCCACGAGTTCGAGCGCCCGTTTCGTGTCGTCGTCGACGTGATCGTAGCCGAGTCGCTCCGGGTCGTCGGGCACCTCGTGCTGGAAGCCGAGGAGGTGCGTGGAGTAGCCGGCCTCGCGGAGGTACTTCGGGAGCGTCATCCAGTCGTCGTCGAGCGCCCAGCCCATGTGGGCCAGCCCCATGACGCCGTTCTCGTGCGGGTAGGCACCCGTCATCATGCTGGAGCGACTCGGCGAGCACTGCGGTGCGGTGCAGAAGCTGTTGGCCATCCGGACGCCCTCGTCGGCGAGGCCGTCGAGGTTCGGACTCTCGACGTCGGCGCCGTAGCACCCGAGGTACTGCCCCAGGTCGTGGCAGTGAACGAGGACCACGTTCGGGCCAGGCGCGTCGTCGGCAGCGTGCGGATCTCCCATGACCAACCAAGCACTGCCCGGCCACTTAATGACGGATCACGACGGGCGCATTCGCCGGCTCCGTGACACTTATCGGTAACTATGTCCGTAATTAATCAATAAAATTGAAGTAAATGGCTCGGTATGGTTGAGAGTGAGATGCCAGACGACCGACCAGAGTCGCTCCGAACGCGACGCGACGTACTGAAAACGACGGGCGCCGCATCGGCCATCGCGACGGCCGGTCTCGCGGGCTGTTTCGATAACTCGGGAGACGGCGGCGACGGCGACGGCGGCGGGTCGAGCCTCGAGATCACCGGCGTGTGGGCGGACGCCGAGCAGGAGGACTTCTCGGCCGTGATGGACCAGGTCGAGGAGAACTCCGACGTGAGCCTGACGTATCACCCGCGGACGACCGACTCCCTGCTCACCGGGACGCTGATGGACTACGAGTCGGGCGTGGCACCGGCAGACATCGTCGTCATGCCGTCGCCAGCGCGAATCGTGTCCGACGCGCAGAACGGCCACCTGGCACCGGTTGGCGACGCGTGGTCCGCGGACGACTTCGCGGTCGAACCCTCCCGCGTGACTGTCGACGGCGAGGTCTACGCCGCGCCGTTCAAGATGGACCTCAAGCCGGGCTTCTGGTACCGTCAGTCGTTCTTCGACGAGCACGGTCTCTCCGAGCCCGGAAGCTGGGAGGAGTTCCAGACGCTCCTCGACACGATCAGCGAGATCGACGGCGTCGACGCACCCATCGCGTCCGGGAACGGGACCGGCTGGCCCCTCAGCGACATCACCGAGGGCTTCTTCATGCGCCAGGACAACGGTGCAGAGCTCCAGCAGGGCCTGATCTCCGGTGACGCGTCCTTCACCGACGACCGGATCTCGTCCGCCTTCGAGGAGATCAAGTCGCTGCACGAGCAGGGCCACTTCAGCCAGACCCGGAACTTCGGGGTCCAGTACGAGTACTTCTGGGACGGCTCGACGCCGCTGTACTTCATGGGCTCGTTCACGCCCGCCCAGGACGCGGTGCAGGACCCATCGGACCTCGGCGTGTTCCGGATGCCCGGCGGAAACGGTATTACCTCCTCGATCAACTGGTTGACCGTGCCGTCGTACTCGGAGAACGTCGACGCCGCCGTGGACGCAATCGGCTCCCTCGTCTCGGCCGACGCACAGCAGGTGTGGGTCGAGCGAGGCGGCTTCATTGCCTCCAACATCAACGTGCCAGAAGACGCCTACCAGATCGAGGTCATGGCGCAGCTGCCCCAGCTCGCCAACGAAGTCACCGTCGTTCCGGACCTCGACGACGCGCTGGGCAACCCGTTCCAGGAGGAGTTCTGGTCACAGCTGAAGGGACTCTGGGCCTCCCCCGGCACGTCGACGTCCGACATCGTGTCAGCCCTCGACACCGCACACCAGGAGAGCCTGTCTAACTAACCGTGAGTTCGAACCCCACCGAATCGCGATCGGCGGACGACTGGTCCGTCGAGGCGATCAAGCGGATGTTCGATCCCGAGGAGCTTCGCCGCCGGAACCTCGTCTCGCTGGGGATGGACCTCCTCATCCTCGTGACCGTCGGGTTCCTCGCGATCCTCTTCACGAAGGGGTTCTTGGCGTCGATGCTCGCGGTGATCCCGGTGGCGACGCTCCTGTACTTCGGCTGGGCGTCGTCGAAAGCGTTCTTCGTCTCGGAGCTGCTGGCGATCGCGATCGCGCTCCTGGCGACGTACACCTACATGCTGCCGTACTGACGTTCTCGAACTCGCCGTCAGCGATCGATTTTTCTCCGCGCCGCTGTCCCGATGCCTCGCCTTTCCAGCGTTCACGCAGCTCCACCTCTACGATCGTAGCCCGCCAGCGACGCGGTCGTCTCATCGTGGCACGTCCGTTCCGCTTCCGAATACAATCTAGACCGGAAACGGTTGCCCACGATCCTGGCTCGCCGGTACTGGCGCCCAGTCGGATCCGATCGCATCGATCCCGACTGGATCCCACGGGATGCGAGTTCCCCGAAACCGCGTTGGCAGGGTCGATGCGTCGTCCGCTGGCAGCGCAGAGTACGAGTGGGCCGGCAGCCCACGTAGTGATCCGAGCCAGAGCAGCGTGCGACGACCCAGCCGAAAGCCGACCGTTTTGATCAGCCGATGTACCGACTAACCGACTGTTCCGATCAGCCGACTGTTCGGACCAGGAGACCGTCTCGACCAGCCGAAGCAACCAGACTGGTGGCGACGACGGCCGACGATCGTGCCGGTGCCGCCAGCGATGCTGGGACCGTCGATAATCCGAACGGCGCGAGCGACTGGCATCGCGCAAACCGGACTCCAGGATCTTCGAGGACGCGGATACGGAGAATCGGGTTCGCAAGCAAGCGAGGAAACAGCGGCTGATCAGTCCGCGACCGCTGCGACCATCCCCTGCTTGTAGTAGCGCTGCAGGGCGATGAACAGCAAGATCGGGACGATCATCGTCAGGACCGAGCCCGCAGCGACGAGCCCCCAGTCGATCTGCAGCCGACCCTTCATCAGCGGGAGCACCTGGGGTGCGAGCTTCTTCTCCTGGGACCGCATGAAGACCAGGGGGAAGAAGAACGAGTTCCAGACCCAGGTAAACTGGATGACCGCCACCGAAACGAGCGCGGGAGCGGAGTAGGGCAGCACGATCGACTTGAAGATCTGGTAGCGCGACGCGCCGTCGACGCGTGCAGCCTCCTCCAGTTCCTCGGGCAGGCCGAGGAGGTAGTTCCGGAGGAACATGACGACCCAGCCCAGTCCCCAGCCGATGTGGACCAGGATGAGGCCCATGTAGGTGTCGAACAGCCCGGTCTCCCGGAGCGTGTTGTAGTTCCCCATCGCGACGAGCTCCGGCGGTGCCGCCATGACGATGATCAGCAGGAAGAACAGGAACGTCTTGAGCGGGAAGTCGAAGCGCGCGAACGGGTACGCGACCATCGTCCCGAGCAGCGTCACGACGAGGACCGAGGGGATCGTGACGATCGCGGTGTTGAACAGGACCTGCTTCATCGGACCGGACTGGTAGTTCCAGGCCTGTTCGTAGTTCTCGAAGGTGATCGTCATCCCCTCGAGGTGCCACCAGCCCTGGATGATCTCACTCAGCGGGCGGACCGAGGCCATGAACAGGCCGATCAACGGGACCAGCCAGAGCAAGGCGATCGTGATCGCAATCACGTAGCGCGCGGCCCGACCTTTCGACGGGATCGACGCGAGCAGTCGCTCCTGCATCGTTCGATCGTCGGTCGGGGCGGTGTCCGGCACGTCGTAGCGAACGCGCGTGCCCCCGTCGGTTCGGGTGGTGCCGTCGGTGCCTGCGTCGCCGGCAGAACGCGCCTCGCCAGCGGTCGCATCGATCGGCTCGTCCGTGGAGTGTGGTGTATCAGTCATGCGGGATCAGTCCATGCTGGCGATGTACCAGGCCATCGGCAGTGCGATGAACAGTTCGATGAGCGCGACGACCATCGCCTCGCCGTAGCGGATCGGGATCGAGAATGCCGACTGGTAGACCTCGAGGCCGAGGACGGAGTACACGCCGTTCGGTCCGCCCGACGGCCCGCCGGCCGCGTAGACGATGGCGAAGATCCGGAGGACCCAGATCATCCCCATGATGACGACGACGGCAGTGACCGGCTTGACCAGCGGCCAGATGACGTCCCTGAAGCGGCGGTACCGGCCGGCCCCGTCGATCCGTGCCGACTCCAGCAAGGACGGATCGATCCCTGCCAGCGCCGAGCTGTACAGCAACATGCTGAATCCGGTCTGGACCCAGACGCCACCGGCGATCAGCGCGTAGATGGCGATCTGGGGCTCCTGCAGCCAGTTCCTGACCTGCCCCTCGAGACCGACCGAGGAGAGGAAGGCGTTGAAGATCCCCGCCTGCGGGTCGTAGACGAACAGGAGCACGAGGCCGATCACGACCGTCGGAGTCGTGAACGCGAGGAACACCATCGACCGAAGGATGCGTCGACCGCGGAGGTCGGCAAAGAGGAGCGCCAGGCCGAGTCCGAGGAACGTGCTCAGGGGCACGTGAACGACCATCCAGATCAGGTTCTGGGGCAGCGCCCCCATCGGGTACTCGAGACTCGTCAGGTTGTCCCAGTTGATGATGGCGTCGTTCTGGAACGTCTCGACCCAGGTCTCGAGCCCGACGAAGTGTTGCAGGTCGAACGCGTCCCACGCGTAGAAGCTCCCGAAGGCGGAGTAGACCATCGGGCCGACGGAGAAGATCGCGAACAGGGTGAGGCCGGGAACCATGAAGACGACGATCGCCTTCAGCTTCTCCCAGTCCACGGTCTGCTCCCGTCGATCCTCGAAGGAGTGCTCCGCGGACGGCTCGGTGGCGCGTTCCGTGGAGCGCTCCGTTGAGTGTTCGGTAGCCATGGGTATCAGGCAACGAGTATTCCGTCACCGTCGTAGAGATAGGCGTCCTCGGGCTCGAACGTGAGATAGACTGTCGTCCCCGGCTCGACCTCGGTCGTCGGCACCTTGACGTTGATCAGCTCTCCGGAGACGTCGACGTTCACCAGCACGTACTCGCCGAGCGGTTCGACAGTTTCGACGGTCCCCTTGATCGACCACTCGGATTCGGGCGGCTCGGTGGTGACGACCATGTCTTCGGGGCGGATGCCGAGGGAGACGTCGTCGGACTCCGTCTCGTTCTTGGCGGGCACGGTGTCGCCCGAGTCGAGGTCGATCGAGCCGTTCCGGCGGTGGCCCGGGAAGAGGTTCATCGGTGGCGATCCGATGAAATTCGCGATCCAGGTCGTCTGGGGTCGCCGGTAGAGCTCTTCGGGCTCGGCGACCTGCCGGATCGTCCCCTCGTTCATCACGGCGATCCGGTCGCCCATGCTCATCGCCTCCTCCTGGTTGTGCGTGACGTAGACCGTCGTGATGTCCAGCTCGTTCTGTAGCCGCTTGAGCTCGGATCGCATCTCGAGGCGGAGCTTCGCGTCGAGGTTCGAGAGCGGCTCGTCGAGGAGGAACACGGACGGCTCGCGAACGATCGCCCGTGCCAGGGAGGTCCGCTGGCGTTGGCCACCGGAGATCTCTGCGGGGTCGCTCTCGAGCTGGTCCTCGATATGGAGCAGTTCGGCGGTCTCGGCCACGCGCTCGTCCCGCTCTTCCGGCGGGATGCCCCGGACTTTCAGCGGGTACTCGATGTTCTCCCGCACCGTCATGTGCGGGTAGAGCGCGTAGTTCTGGAACACCATCGCGACGTTGCGGTCGGCGGGTGGATCCCTGTCGACGCGGTCGTCGTCGAAGTAGATCTCACCCTCCGAGGGCGTCTCGAGTCCGGCGATCATCCGGAGCGCCGTCGTCTTCCCACAGCCGGACGGTCCGAGGAACACCAGAAACTCCCCGTCCTCGACCTCGAGGTCGAGCTTGTAGTTCGCGACTGTGTCACCCCCGTCGAAGTACTTGCTGACGGACCGCATGGAGATGCGGGTCATCGGCGTACCGACACGATACTCGTTTACGGCACTTATAATTAATCATTCCTAAAGGACTTGTAAGGCGTGGGGTAGATCGCCTGATGCTCTCGATTTTCGGGGATGACCCAACAGTTATTTATGAATACTGGGGTAAATTGGCACCGATGACTTTCCGCGGGTTCGACTACAGCAACTACCCCCAGGTCTCCGGTGAGCTATTCCGGGCCGTCCAGCAACGAGGTCCATTCGACGACGCCAAACGGTTCGTCGACTCGGTGCCACGCGTGCAAGCGGATCTCCTCCACGAGCGGTATCTCGCACTCGAGGAGGCGGGCACGCTCGACGTGGACGCCTTCGTCGAGGAACACTTCCGGGTACCCGAACCGATCGCCGCGAATCCACAGCTCCAGCCGGATCGGACCATGGAAGAACACGTCGAGGCGCTCTGGGAGCCCCTGACGCGGACGTTCAACGTCGATCCGGATTCGGGGAGCACGCTCGTCCCGCTTCCCGAGCCCCACGTCGTCCCCGGGGGACGGTTCCGCGAGATGTACTACTGGGACAGCTACTTCGCGATGGAGGGACTCGCCGCGAGCGACCGCCTCGAACTCGTCGAGGGGATGATCGAGAACGTCGCCTCTCTGCTGGATCGCTTCGACTTCGTCCCACTCGGCAACCGCGTCTACTACGATAGCCGCTCGCAAGTCCCGCTGTTCTACCGCATGCTCCGCATTCTCGAACGCGAGCGCGGCCCCGCCGCGGTCGAACCCTACCTCGACGCCCTCCAGACCGAGCACGCCTACTGGATGGACGGCAGCGATCTGGTCGGTTCGGTCGGTGATCGCCGGAGTCACCGCCGGACCGTCGCCCTCCCCGACGGGACCGTCGTGAACCGCTACTGGGACGACCGGGCCAGTCCACGTCCAGAGGCCCACTGGAACGATCGCGAACTCGCAAAGAAGGTACCGACGGACGATCGCCCCCGTCTCTTTCGAGACCTCCGGGCGGCAGCCGAGTCTGGCTGGGACTTCAGCACTCGCTGGATGGAAACGGGGGAGGACCTCACCTCGATTCGCACGACTGAACTCGTCCCCGTCGACCTCAACGCCGTGCTGTTCGGGATGGAGACGGCGCTCGCTGAGTGGCTCCCACGCGTCGACGAACACGAGGCTGCGGACCGGTACGCGAGTGCTGCGAACCGTCGCCGCGAGGCCATCGAGCGCTACTGCTGGAGCGACGACGCGTCGCTGTACGTCGACTACGTCTGGACCGAGGAGCAACGATCCGAGCAGAGCACGCTCGCCGGGGCCGTCCCGCTGTTCACCGGCATCCCGGAGCAGGACCGGGCCGACGCGGTGGCCGAGCGGCTCCGCGAGTTGTTCCTGGAGCGGGGTGGGCTCCTCACGACCCTCGAAGAGTCCGGCGAGCAGTGGGACGCACCGAACGGCTGGGCACCGTTGCAGTGGATGGCGATCGAAGGGCTTCGCCGGTACGGCCACGACGACCTCGCGGCCGAAATCGCCGATCGATGGCTAGCGGTGAATCGAACCGGCTTCGAGACCACTGGCCAGATGGCCGAGAAGTACGACGTCGAGTCGAAGTCGGTGTCGCCCGACAGCGGCGAGTACGACCTCCAGTACGGGTTCGCCTGGACGAACGGCGTGGTCGCTGCATTGACGGCACGAGAAGAGACGGCGTAGAAAATCGAGCGGCAGCCGGAACCGCTTACACCAGGTCGCGCATCGTCGCAGCAGCGTCGTCGAGCGACTCGAGCGGGTCGTCGCCCTCGTACTCGTAGATGAGCCACTCGCCGTCGATCTCGGCGAAGGCTTCGGCGGCCGCGTCGATGTCGACGTCGCCATCGCCGACGGGGACCGAGTGACCGGCGTCCGCGTCGACGTCCTTGACGTGCGCGAGCGAACATCGGTCGCCGACGGCACGAAGGCGTCCTGCGGGGTCGTCGCCACCGATCAGGACGAAGCCGAGGTCGAGTTCGAGACCGAAGTCGCTCTCGTCGATGAACGTGTAGAAGCCTGGCTCCCCGTCGTAGTCGGAGTACTCCTGGTCGTGGTTGTGGTAGTGGAGCGTGTACCCTTCCTCGGCGAGGTCGTCTGCGACGGCGGAGAGTCGCTCGATGGCCTCGTCCAGGCCCTCGCGGCTCGTGAAGTACTCCTCGTCGAGCCACGGGATCACGAAGTTCTCGACGCCGAGCGTCTCGTAGAAGGCGACGGTGTCCTCGAAGTCGTCTTCGAGGTCCTCGAGGTGCACGTGGGCGCCGGCGGCCTCCAGTCCAGTCTCGTCGAGAACCGCCCGTACCTCCTCCGGATCCTCGTCGGGGACGCGATATGCGAACTCGACGCCATCGAAGCCGGCGTCGGCGACGGCCTCGAGGAGTTCGTCGAACGGCAGGTCGACGTCGCGAAGCGTGTACAACTGAATGGCAGTCTTGGCCATACCCGAGACGAATCCGCCCGTCTAAAAGGGGGTTTGCTTGCCCCTCCCGATTGCCGACTCTGCGAGCGGCGTCGGCGCCGGAAGCGACGGTCGCGGAGCTCCGGTCAGACGTCGATCGGGATGCGCCGAAATGGCGCGAATCGCGGAGCGCCGATCCGGCGTCGTTCGAGGAGTGCCGATCAAGCGTCGTTCGCAGAGCGCCGATCAGACGTCGATCGCGGTGGACTCGGAGCGCTCGGCTATCTCCTCGCGTGTCAGTTCGCGGCCGGCCTCCTGAGAGAGGTAGATGCCCTCCATCACGAGCATGGAGTTGAGCGCAATCTCGCCGGTCGGGACGACCTCCTCGGCAGCTCCGGTGATGGTGTCGATCCAGTGGTGGTACTGCCCGATGGAGCGCTCGAAGTCGTAGCCCGTGTCGCCCTCGAAGAGGGCCTGACGGCGCTCGTACTCCTCGAGGTCGAGCGAGATGGTCGCCTGGTAGTCGCCCGACGTGGTGTAGAACTCGAAGGGGTCGAACTGGACGCCACCTTTCGTGCCGGCGAGGACGTCGGAGTCGTCCGGGAGGAACATGTGCCAGGCGGCACGCAGCGAGAGGAGCGAACCGTCGGCGAGCCGCGCGAAGCCCATCCCCGAGTCCTCGACGTCGTAGCCGGATTCGGCGAGGCGTTCGATGTACTGGTCGCGATTGTCGCCGACGAGGTCCGTATCGTAGGTGTCCTCCGTGTGCTCGAACGTCGCACCGCTGACGCGCTCGACTGGCTCGTTGCCGAGCAGGTGGAGCAGTCGCCCGACGACGTACGTGCCGATGTCGATCACCGGGCCTCCGCCGGCAGACTCCTTGCGAACGAACGAGGGCGTCCCGTAGCCGTCGACGTACGGACGGCCTCGTCGGCGCGAGAAGACGCCACGTGCGAAGTACGGATCCCCAAGCTTCCCCTCGTCGCGCAGCGTCTTGGCTGCCCGCGTCTCGTCGCTGAACAACTCGTGGTTCTGGACGCCGAGGTGGACGCCCGCTTCCTCGGTCGCCTCCATCATCGCCTTCGCGTCGGTGTAGGTCGCCGCCATCGGCTTCTCACAGAAGACGTGGCAGCCGGCGTCCGCCGCGTCGACGGTGACGGGGCGATGGAGGTTGTTGTGAACGCAGACGTCGATGGCGTCGAGGTCCGCGTCGTCGAGCATGTCGCGATAGTCGCCGTAGGCCGTGCCACCGACGGCCCCCGCGAGCGCCTCCGCGGCCTGCTCGTCGATGTCCGCGACGGCGACGACCTCCGCGCCGTCGACGTCCGCGTACTCGCCTGCGTGCGTCTCTCCACGATTCCCTGCGCCGACGATGCCGATGTCGATCGTCATAGTCGAAGGGCGTCGACACACGGAAATGAATCCTCGGCTGTCGGAAGGTGGGGCGGCCAGCGGCCATCGCCGCCGTGGCCGCCAGCCTTAGGACTGCAGCCTCGAAGGACGCGAGCATGAGCACCGACGACGGCGCCGAGCACGTCCGACTCTTGACGAGAGCCGACGACGGGGGGACGGCCGAGAGCGCGAACGACGCGATCCGTGAGAGCTACGAGGAGGGAATCCTGCAGAACGTCAGCGTCATGGCCCCCACACCGGCACTCGAGCACGCTGCGGATCGCCTCGCTGGCGTCGAAGGACTCTGCGTCGGCGTCCACGTCACGCTCTCGTCGGAGTGGGTCGATCCGACCTGGGGTCCAGTGCTCGGCGCAGAGGAAGTGCCGTCGCTCGTCACCGACGGCGGGCGATTCTATCGCTCCCCAGAGGCACTCTTCGAGACCGACCCCGATCGCGAGGAGGTCCTCGCCGAGGTCTCCGCCCAGGTCGACCGGATCCGCGACGTCGGCTTCGACCCCGACTACGCGGACACCCACATGCTCATCGAGCCTGCATCGGAGTGGTTCGCAGACGCGTTCGACGACCTCTGTGAGCGCGAGGACCTGATCAACTGGTGGGGCGTGTCGCCGCTGCCAGGCTCGGAGGGCATCGGCTCCGGACCGGAGTGGCTGCTCGATCACCTCGACGGCGTGGATCCGGGGACCTACCTCGTCGTGGGGCACCCGGCCTACGACGACGATGAGATGGCGGAGTTCTGGCTTCCCGACGGCGAACCCGGGCGGATCGCAACGGAACGCGACGCGCAGCGCCGGATGTTCACCGACGACCGCGTCCTCGAGTACGTCGAGGAGCACGGCGTCGAACCGATCAGGTACGACGAACGCTGATCGAACGACCACGTTCGCGACCGACCACTCGTCGCAGTTCCCGGCCGCCACAGCATACCGCGATCCGAGGAACTATGCGCGAACGTGTGCCAATCAACAGCTATGACAGCATCATTCGGCATCGGCGTCGTCAGTTGCGGCTTCATCACCCGCGAGATGCACCTCCCGAGCGTCGAGTACCTCCCGGACGTCCACGTCGGCGGGATCCAGAATCGCACGAAGGAACACGCCGAGGACGTTGCCGAAACCTGTCGCGAGGAGGGCTGGGGCGATCCGTCGGTCTACGGCGAGGATCGCGTCGCCGCGCTCGTCGAGGATCCCGACGTGGACGGCCTCTGGGTCACGAGCCCGAACTTCACCCGCGTCGACGTGATCGACGCGGCCGTCGACGCCGTGGAGGACGGCGCCGACCTGCAGGGCATCGCGATGGAGAAGCCGGTCGCGCGGAACATGGAGGAAGCCAACCACATCGCGGATCGGATCCGCTCGGCCGGTATCCCGAACGCCTACCTCGAGAACTGGCCCTTCGAACCCGACATCGCGAAGCTCCGCGACCTGCTCTGGGAGCGCGGCGGCGAGGCCGGTCGCCCCTACATCGCCCGATCGCAAGCCGAGCACGGCGGCCCACACTCCGCGTGGTTCTGGGACGGCGAACTCCAGGGCGGCGGCGCGCTCACGGACATGCTCTGTCACGCACTGGCGGGCAACCACGTCCTGCTCGCCGATCCGGAGACCGAGGACGGCGGCCTCGAACCCGTCTCGGTCTCCGCGGACACGGAGACCCTGAAGTGGGGCCGCGAGGACTACGCAGAGGCACTCCGCGAGGAGCACGGCGTCGACTGGGCGGAGAACCCGTCCGACGACTACGCCCGCGCCACGGTGCGCTACGAGGGCGAGGACGGCGAACCGCTCGTCTCCGAAGCCACCGGCTCCTGGTGCTACGTCGGCTCTGGCGTCCGCCGATCGATCGAACTCCTCGGTCCGGAGTACTCCGGCCAGGTGCTGACCGACGACGAGTCCTCCAGCGTCTTCTTCTCCGACGACCTCGGCGAGGGCGAGGGCTGGGCGGAGAAGCAGGCAGCCACGAGCGGTCGGATGCCGATCGGTGCGGGAGCGGTATTCGACGGCGGCTACGTCGCGGAGAATCGGGACGCCGTCGACGCGTTCCGCGAGGGCGAGAACGGAACGCTGGATGTCGAGGACGGCCTGCGCGTCCTCCGGATCTGCATGGCGGCGTACAAGGCAGCGGAGCACGGCGAAGAAGTGGATGTGCGGGAGGCCGATCTGTCGACGTACACGCCGCCGCCGGCGCGGTAACGAGGTTCGACTTCTCGGTTCCCAGCGGTGAATATCCCGCTATTACTCCGCGGTAGCACAGGTTCTGGATCGCACGAAGTGCTCCCGGGTCACCCCACGTTCAGTGGGTCCCTTGTTCGGTGCAACCGGGAACTACCTTTGTATCGCTCGACTGATCCGTAGGACATGGCCCTGGAAGACTCGATCGTCGTGTTCGTCGTGAGTCTGCTCATCGGTGCGTTCGGCATCTACGTCGGCGCGGGTGCCGTCACGGATTACTCTAGCTACACGTACGCCATCGTGACGGCGCTGCTCGGTGCGATCATCTGGGGTGTGGTCGGCTTCCTGCTGGGCTGGATCCCGCTTCTCGGACCGCTCCTGGTGTTGCTCGCGTACATCTGGGTGATCAAGGCGCGGTACCCCGGCGGGTGGGGCGACGCGATACTGATCGCGTTGATCGCCTGGATCGCTGTCGTCCTGGTGCTCTACGCGGTCGCCCTCCTCGGTATCGCGAGCTACGGGGCCGTCGGCGTTCCCGGGGCCTGATTCGGCAGTTCCTGCGCGCCCGCTTCCCTGGATCCACTCACTCGTCGACGAGAGCCACGCGCTCGCCCGCCTGGGCACTCCGCTTCGCC from Salinarchaeum sp. Harcht-Bsk1 includes these protein-coding regions:
- a CDS encoding ABC transporter ATP-binding protein, which gives rise to MRSVSKYFDGGDTVANYKLDLEVEDGEFLVFLGPSGCGKTTALRMIAGLETPSEGEIYFDDDRVDRDPPADRNVAMVFQNYALYPHMTVRENIEYPLKVRGIPPEERDERVAETAELLHIEDQLESDPAEISGGQRQRTSLARAIVREPSVFLLDEPLSNLDAKLRLEMRSELKRLQNELDITTVYVTHNQEEAMSMGDRIAVMNEGTIRQVAEPEELYRRPQTTWIANFIGSPPMNLFPGHRRNGSIDLDSGDTVPAKNETESDDVSLGIRPEDMVVTTEPPESEWSIKGTVETVEPLGEYVLVNVDVSGELINVKVPTTEVEPGTTVYLTFEPEDAYLYDGDGILVA
- a CDS encoding sulfatase — encoded protein: MGDPHAADDAPGPNVVLVHCHDLGQYLGCYGADVESPNLDGLADEGVRMANSFCTAPQCSPSRSSMMTGAYPHENGVMGLAHMGWALDDDWMTLPKYLREAGYSTHLLGFQHEVPDDPERLGYDHVDDDTKRALELVDVVDEFFEARVEDGQHADEGEPFFVSIGIEEPHRPFRRDYLPESIYDEPSPEAVEGFPFLPDAPGVREDTAALQSLIAETLDPAIGEFRQALADAGLAEETLFVFTTDHGLAMPRAKGTCYDPGLETALLFYQPERIEGGAVHEELVSNVDFTPTILDLVGVEPPTDVAGRSFAGLLVDENEDETDVTTYDPRDRIFGEMTWHDRYNPVRAIRTERYKYVRNFSVLPRIFVPMDVVPTPSGREVHEEFYVEQRPEEELYDLEADPTEQENLASDRTPYEPTSAASDPDPEHREVLETLRTELREWMERTDDPLLDGPVAYPPVE
- a CDS encoding carbohydrate ABC transporter permease produces the protein MVPGLTLFAIFSVGPMVYSAFGSFYAWDAFDLQHFVGLETWVETFQNDAIINWDNLTSLEYPMGALPQNLIWMVVHVPLSTFLGLGLALLFADLRGRRILRSMVFLAFTTPTVVIGLVLLFVYDPQAGIFNAFLSSVGLEGQVRNWLQEPQIAIYALIAGGVWVQTGFSMLLYSSALAGIDPSLLESARIDGAGRYRRFRDVIWPLVKPVTAVVVIMGMIWVLRIFAIVYAAGGPSGGPNGVYSVLGLEVYQSAFSIPIRYGEAMVVALIELFIALPMAWYIASMD
- a CDS encoding carbohydrate ABC transporter permease; amino-acid sequence: MTDTPHSTDEPIDATAGEARSAGDAGTDGTTRTDGGTRVRYDVPDTAPTDDRTMQERLLASIPSKGRAARYVIAITIALLWLVPLIGLFMASVRPLSEIIQGWWHLEGMTITFENYEQAWNYQSGPMKQVLFNTAIVTIPSVLVVTLLGTMVAYPFARFDFPLKTFLFFLLIIVMAAPPELVAMGNYNTLRETGLFDTYMGLILVHIGWGLGWVVMFLRNYLLGLPEELEEAARVDGASRYQIFKSIVLPYSAPALVSVAVIQFTWVWNSFFFPLVFMRSQEKKLAPQVLPLMKGRLQIDWGLVAAGSVLTMIVPILLFIALQRYYKQGMVAAVAD
- a CDS encoding ABC transporter substrate-binding protein, which translates into the protein MVESEMPDDRPESLRTRRDVLKTTGAASAIATAGLAGCFDNSGDGGDGDGGGSSLEITGVWADAEQEDFSAVMDQVEENSDVSLTYHPRTTDSLLTGTLMDYESGVAPADIVVMPSPARIVSDAQNGHLAPVGDAWSADDFAVEPSRVTVDGEVYAAPFKMDLKPGFWYRQSFFDEHGLSEPGSWEEFQTLLDTISEIDGVDAPIASGNGTGWPLSDITEGFFMRQDNGAELQQGLISGDASFTDDRISSAFEEIKSLHEQGHFSQTRNFGVQYEYFWDGSTPLYFMGSFTPAQDAVQDPSDLGVFRMPGGNGITSSINWLTVPSYSENVDAAVDAIGSLVSADAQQVWVERGGFIASNINVPEDAYQIEVMAQLPQLANEVTVVPDLDDALGNPFQEEFWSQLKGLWASPGTSTSDIVSALDTAHQESLSN